A genomic region of Kribbella sp. NBC_00382 contains the following coding sequences:
- a CDS encoding YciI family protein, whose product MRYMMTFRGTDEYEAGAMPSEESITAMTSLMAEMAEAGVLIGGDGLHPSSKAIRLDVHQGKHRVVDGPFTETKELIAGYCLIQVASKEEAIAWAGRALEADMGNSAGIDLRQIFEAEDFGDAYTPEAQARTQEATAKLST is encoded by the coding sequence ATGCGCTACATGATGACGTTCCGCGGCACCGACGAGTACGAAGCCGGCGCGATGCCGAGCGAAGAGAGCATCACCGCGATGACCTCGCTGATGGCGGAGATGGCCGAGGCGGGCGTACTGATCGGCGGCGACGGCCTGCACCCGAGCTCCAAAGCGATCCGCCTCGACGTCCACCAAGGCAAGCATCGCGTCGTCGACGGCCCGTTCACCGAGACCAAGGAACTGATCGCCGGCTACTGCCTGATCCAGGTCGCCTCGAAAGAGGAAGCGATCGCGTGGGCCGGGCGTGCCCTCGAGGCCGACATGGGCAACTCCGCCGGTATCGACCTCCGCCAGATCTTCGAGGCGGAGGACTTCGGCGACGCCTACACCCCCGAGGCCCAGGCTCGCACGCAGGAAGCCACCGCCAAGCTCAGTACGTGA
- a CDS encoding putative glycolipid-binding domain-containing protein, with protein MRLWSGDGSWHAESAQLDLGEDRLSATGTQFGADPLPYRADYELETGANWVTRRLHLDVTGDGWSRSLELLSDEAGQWTCTSSVDGEVDLPVPGGNLAAVTGALDCDLAFSPLTNLMPVLRHNLHKQAGTVDFLMAWVSLPDLAVHASPQRYEALGSDDSSALVRYIGLDNDFVADLQLDADGLVIHYPGIATRL; from the coding sequence ATGCGGCTGTGGAGCGGTGACGGCTCCTGGCATGCGGAATCAGCGCAGCTCGACCTAGGCGAAGACCGACTCAGCGCAACCGGCACCCAATTCGGCGCGGACCCTCTGCCGTACCGCGCGGACTACGAACTGGAGACCGGCGCGAATTGGGTGACCCGCCGACTGCACCTCGACGTCACCGGAGACGGCTGGAGCCGGTCGCTCGAACTGCTCTCGGACGAAGCCGGTCAATGGACTTGTACCTCGTCGGTCGATGGCGAGGTGGATCTGCCGGTGCCGGGCGGCAACCTCGCCGCAGTGACCGGAGCGCTGGATTGCGATCTGGCGTTCTCCCCGTTGACCAACCTCATGCCAGTCCTCCGCCACAACCTTCACAAGCAAGCCGGAACGGTCGACTTCCTGATGGCTTGGGTGTCGCTGCCGGATCTTGCTGTGCATGCGTCGCCGCAGCGCTACGAGGCGCTGGGTTCTGATGATTCGAGTGCACTCGTCCGATACATCGGCCTCGACAACGACTTCGTGGCGGACCTGCAGCTCGACGCCGATGGCTTGGTAATCCACTATCCCGGCATCGCCACCCGCTTGTAG
- a CDS encoding RNA polymerase sigma factor has product MNEELEDLAARAAGGDESVIPELLQAIRPQVLRRVAKFLPYREDAEEAAQDTLMTVATKIHTFKGSGSFAGWLTVVATNCARQTYRSLKRRSVEQSAEVMPEAIDPRTTSVIAGSRLDLLEALESLEANHPQLVQPLVLRDLGAMTYAEIAEELAVPLGTVKARIHQARKQVAEHLTVR; this is encoded by the coding sequence ATGAACGAGGAGCTGGAAGACCTCGCGGCCCGCGCGGCGGGTGGCGACGAGAGCGTCATTCCCGAACTGCTGCAGGCGATCCGGCCGCAGGTGCTGCGGCGCGTGGCGAAGTTCCTGCCCTACCGGGAAGATGCCGAAGAGGCCGCGCAGGACACGCTGATGACGGTCGCGACCAAGATCCACACCTTCAAGGGCAGCGGCAGCTTCGCCGGCTGGCTGACCGTGGTCGCGACGAACTGCGCGCGGCAGACTTACCGTTCGCTCAAGCGCCGGTCGGTCGAGCAATCGGCCGAGGTGATGCCCGAGGCGATCGACCCGCGCACCACCTCGGTGATCGCCGGCTCCCGCCTCGACCTGCTGGAAGCCCTCGAATCGCTCGAGGCCAACCACCCGCAACTCGTCCAGCCGCTAGTGCTGCGAGACCTCGGCGCCATGACGTACGCCGAGATCGCCGAAGAACTCGCCGTCCCCCTGGGCACCGTGAAGGCCCGCATCCACCAGGCCCGCAAGCAGGTCGCCGAACACCTCACCGTCCGCTGA
- a CDS encoding serine/threonine-protein kinase: MDVIGRYRLQSKIGAGAFATVWRGYDDDLDVDVAVKVLADNWASRADVRERFLSEARLMRRIASDRVVRVFDLGQLPDGRPYFVMDFVDGGSLADVLAHGPLEPADALWWGADLARAVAALHEEGVVHRDITPANLLLRPSSGLESGGGTHRIVLADLGLAKRAAEASGLTQAVGTPSYMAPEQGRGDGGFDERADVYAVGAVTYALMTGRPPFVASSITDVLARDPDSDPPSLRPLLHDSIGEIDEILARTLAFRVGDRWNRADTLAERLEAEAYRLEQEAPMLAAQRTTFNDVDEVPTTVAQPLTPRRTRRRWLFTSLPLLFVLAGAGAWYFVGR, from the coding sequence ATGGATGTCATCGGACGGTACCGGCTGCAGTCGAAGATCGGCGCAGGCGCTTTCGCGACGGTCTGGCGAGGGTACGACGACGACCTCGACGTGGACGTCGCCGTGAAGGTGCTCGCCGACAACTGGGCGTCCCGCGCGGACGTCCGCGAGCGTTTCCTGTCCGAGGCCCGGCTGATGCGCCGGATCGCCAGCGACCGGGTCGTCCGGGTGTTCGACCTCGGCCAACTGCCGGACGGACGCCCGTACTTCGTGATGGACTTCGTCGACGGCGGCTCCCTCGCCGACGTGCTGGCCCACGGACCACTGGAACCGGCGGACGCGCTCTGGTGGGGCGCGGACCTGGCCCGGGCTGTGGCGGCGCTGCACGAGGAGGGGGTCGTGCACCGCGACATCACCCCCGCGAACCTGCTGCTCCGGCCATCGTCGGGGCTCGAGTCGGGTGGTGGGACGCACCGGATCGTGCTGGCCGACCTCGGGCTGGCGAAACGCGCCGCGGAGGCGTCTGGCTTGACGCAGGCAGTCGGCACCCCGTCGTACATGGCTCCTGAGCAGGGCCGGGGCGACGGCGGGTTCGACGAACGAGCTGACGTGTACGCCGTCGGTGCGGTGACGTACGCGCTGATGACCGGGCGGCCTCCGTTCGTCGCGTCGTCCATCACCGACGTGCTCGCCCGCGACCCCGACAGCGACCCGCCGAGCCTGCGACCGCTGCTGCACGACTCGATCGGCGAGATCGACGAGATCCTCGCCCGGACCCTGGCCTTCCGCGTCGGTGACCGCTGGAACCGCGCCGACACCCTGGCCGAGCGCCTGGAGGCCGAGGCCTACCGCCTCGAGCAGGAAGCCCCGATGCTCGCCGCCCAGCGCACCACCTTCAACGACGTCGACGAAGTCCCGACGACGGTCGCCCAACCGCTCACCCCACGCCGCACCCGTCGCCGCTGGCTCTTCACCTCACTACCGCTCCTCTTCGTCCTGGCCGGCGCCGGAGCCTGGTACTTCGTCGGCCGCTGA
- a CDS encoding S66 family peptidase encodes MLFARKVVAGDRVAVVSPSSGLPEIFPGPYELGLERLREFGLVPVEYPTTRKLNTTPEERAADLHAAWSDPSIRAVISSIGGDDQITVLKHLDPDVFRADPKPFFGYSDNTNLLNFLYSLGIPAYHGACVMVQFGRGGAMHPDTERSVRAALFSSGEFELTPAAGWTDQDRDWAVPENLASEPPLSPSTGWSWYGPQAPVSGRLWGGCLEIIDWQLAANRWMLPVEEYSGVLFLETSEDQPPAGQVYWMLRNLGERGLLARFDAVLWGRPKATSLDRPSTAEQSAAYVEDQYAAARRALAEYNPDALLVTGLDFGHTDPQLVIPYGGTTSIDPVAQRITVTY; translated from the coding sequence ATGTTGTTCGCGCGCAAGGTCGTTGCCGGGGATCGGGTCGCTGTTGTCTCACCGTCGAGCGGATTGCCGGAGATCTTTCCGGGTCCGTACGAGCTCGGGCTGGAGCGGCTTCGGGAGTTCGGGCTTGTACCGGTGGAGTATCCGACCACGCGGAAGCTGAACACCACACCCGAGGAGCGCGCTGCCGATTTGCATGCTGCTTGGAGTGATCCGTCGATTCGGGCGGTGATCTCCTCGATCGGTGGGGACGATCAGATCACCGTGCTGAAACACCTTGATCCGGATGTGTTTCGCGCTGATCCGAAGCCGTTCTTCGGGTACAGCGACAACACCAACTTGCTCAACTTCCTTTATTCGTTGGGGATTCCGGCTTATCACGGCGCCTGTGTGATGGTTCAGTTCGGGCGGGGTGGCGCGATGCATCCGGATACCGAGCGGTCGGTGCGGGCGGCGCTCTTCAGTTCCGGGGAGTTCGAGCTGACACCGGCGGCCGGGTGGACGGACCAGGATCGCGACTGGGCCGTACCGGAGAACCTCGCCTCCGAGCCGCCACTGTCTCCGTCCACCGGGTGGAGTTGGTACGGGCCGCAGGCGCCGGTGAGCGGGCGGCTTTGGGGTGGGTGCCTGGAGATCATCGACTGGCAGCTGGCCGCCAATCGGTGGATGCTGCCGGTCGAGGAGTACTCCGGAGTGCTGTTCCTGGAGACGTCCGAGGATCAGCCGCCGGCCGGGCAGGTCTACTGGATGCTCCGCAACCTCGGCGAGCGCGGACTGCTCGCACGCTTCGACGCGGTCCTCTGGGGCCGTCCGAAGGCGACGTCCCTCGACCGGCCTTCGACAGCCGAGCAGTCAGCTGCCTACGTGGAGGACCAATACGCGGCCGCTCGCCGTGCGCTCGCGGAGTACAACCCTGATGCCTTGCTCGTCACCGGGCTCGACTTCGGGCACACCGATCCGCAACTGGTTATCCCGTACGGCGGTACGACGAGCATCGACCCCGTGGCTCAGCGGATCACGGTCACGTACTGA